In Perognathus longimembris pacificus isolate PPM17 chromosome 3, ASM2315922v1, whole genome shotgun sequence, a single window of DNA contains:
- the Ggact gene encoding gamma-glutamylaminecyclotransferase isoform X1 yields MGINCLFQCLTLIFLHPHRDRLLPEGPVCVTQNTIRKGPAPPMAHVFVYGTLKRGQPNHQVMLDGAHGWAAFRGRGCTAEPYPLVIAGEHNIPRLLQLPGRGRCVQGEIYQVDEEMLRFLDDFEGCPDMYQRTPVRVRVLEWEGGAGPGDSVQCFVYSTATYAPEWVHLPYLDSYDSEGAHGLRYNPRENR; encoded by the exons ATGGGAATTAATTGCTTGTTTCAGTGCTTAACTCTGATCTTTCTTCATCCCCACAGGGACAGGCTGCTTCCTGAAGGACCTGTGTGTGTCACTCAAAACACAATCCGGAAAG GCCCG GCCCCACCGATGGCCCACGTCTTCGTGTACGGCACGCTGAAGCGAGGCCAGCCGAACCACCAAGTCATGCTGGACGGGGCGCACGGCTGGGCGGCCTTCCGGGGCCGGGGCTGCACGGCCGAGCCCTACCCCTTGGTGATCGCCGGCGAGCACAACATCCCCAGGCTGCTCCAGCTGCCGGGCCGGGGCCGCTGCGTGCAGGGCGAGATCTACCAGGTGGACGAGGAGATGCTGCGCTTCCTGGACGACTTCGAGGGCTGCCCCGACATGTACCAGCGCACCCCGGTGCGGGTGCGGGTGCTCGAGTGGGAgggcggcgcggggcccggggacaGCGTGCAGTGCTTCGTGTACAGCACGGCCACGTACGCGCCCGAGTGGGTCCACCTCCCTTACCTCGACAGCTACGACTCCGAGGGCGCCCACGGGCTGCGCTACAATCCCCGGGAAAACCGCTGA
- the Ggact gene encoding gamma-glutamylaminecyclotransferase isoform X2, whose protein sequence is MAHVFVYGTLKRGQPNHQVMLDGAHGWAAFRGRGCTAEPYPLVIAGEHNIPRLLQLPGRGRCVQGEIYQVDEEMLRFLDDFEGCPDMYQRTPVRVRVLEWEGGAGPGDSVQCFVYSTATYAPEWVHLPYLDSYDSEGAHGLRYNPRENR, encoded by the coding sequence ATGGCCCACGTCTTCGTGTACGGCACGCTGAAGCGAGGCCAGCCGAACCACCAAGTCATGCTGGACGGGGCGCACGGCTGGGCGGCCTTCCGGGGCCGGGGCTGCACGGCCGAGCCCTACCCCTTGGTGATCGCCGGCGAGCACAACATCCCCAGGCTGCTCCAGCTGCCGGGCCGGGGCCGCTGCGTGCAGGGCGAGATCTACCAGGTGGACGAGGAGATGCTGCGCTTCCTGGACGACTTCGAGGGCTGCCCCGACATGTACCAGCGCACCCCGGTGCGGGTGCGGGTGCTCGAGTGGGAgggcggcgcggggcccggggacaGCGTGCAGTGCTTCGTGTACAGCACGGCCACGTACGCGCCCGAGTGGGTCCACCTCCCTTACCTCGACAGCTACGACTCCGAGGGCGCCCACGGGCTGCGCTACAATCCCCGGGAAAACCGCTGA